One genomic segment of Streptomyces sp. TLI_146 includes these proteins:
- a CDS encoding alpha/beta fold hydrolase produces MTFVRIDGVPHHVVVEGSGPPVLLSAGLGMAWFDWDEVAALLAPHRTVVRFDRPGHGLSGPAAAPPTASGEAHRIAAVLDAVGVSGPVTVVGHSIAGFHAEAYARLHPSRTAALVLVDSSVEPEARQVASARVVSARVAGAVLSGVGLPAALGPFLRRATVRLSRTGGSDPAPRALVHRCYRTSRVWRGLLLENVRYRAVAAELLHLRDHFPLPPVPVTVLAGGAGGPSWLTCQRGLADALGGVLEVAEGAGHLVMLDDAGRVADSILDAPHSPTPPFP; encoded by the coding sequence ATGACGTTCGTACGGATCGACGGGGTGCCGCACCATGTGGTGGTGGAGGGGAGCGGTCCGCCCGTGCTGCTCAGCGCGGGCCTGGGCATGGCCTGGTTCGACTGGGACGAGGTGGCGGCGCTGCTCGCCCCCCACCGCACGGTGGTCCGCTTCGACCGCCCCGGCCACGGCCTCTCCGGCCCGGCGGCGGCCCCGCCGACGGCCTCGGGGGAGGCGCACCGGATCGCGGCGGTCCTGGACGCGGTGGGGGTGTCCGGGCCGGTGACGGTGGTGGGGCACTCGATCGCGGGCTTCCACGCGGAGGCGTACGCCCGGCTGCACCCTTCCCGTACGGCCGCGCTGGTCCTGGTGGACTCCAGCGTGGAGCCGGAGGCCCGGCAGGTGGCGTCCGCGCGGGTGGTGTCGGCGCGGGTGGCGGGGGCGGTGCTGTCGGGCGTCGGTCTGCCGGCGGCGCTCGGGCCGTTCCTGCGCCGGGCCACGGTCCGCCTCTCCCGCACGGGCGGGTCTGACCCGGCCCCCCGGGCCCTGGTCCACCGCTGCTACCGCACGTCCAGGGTGTGGCGGGGCCTGCTCCTGGAGAACGTCCGCTACCGCGCGGTGGCGGCGGAACTCCTCCACCTCCGCGACCACTTCCCGCTCCCGCCGGTGCCGGTGACGGTTCTGGCGGGCGGGGCGGGGGGTCCGTCCTGGCTCACCTGTCAGCGGGGGCTGGCGGATGCGTTGGGGGGTGTGCTGGAGGTGGCCGAGGGGGCGGGGCACTTGGTGATGCTGGACGACGCGGGAAGGGTGGCGGACTCGATCCTGGACGCGCCGCATTCCCCCACCCCGCCCTTTCCCTGA
- a CDS encoding DUF998 domain-containing protein, which produces MTTTDAAEEEATGSRVRPAVVLLALGALAYTAWVLEVVLHTGLDPVQTYVSELAAADQPLGGLFRATDLVAGALVFAGSAWALWRCDRRGWSVAGWAGLVLFGAATVADSRLPLSCAPTADPECAARETAGLVPATHTAHAVSSSVAMTGALVGVVALTVAARRYGRWAPLARVGPLLVVLELAVTVWTLAAIAAFEAGRGTWSLGAGQRGQVLLVAVWLGVLAYAVARENRV; this is translated from the coding sequence ATGACGACCACGGACGCGGCCGAAGAGGAAGCCACCGGCTCGCGCGTCCGGCCCGCGGTGGTCCTGCTGGCGCTCGGCGCGCTCGCCTACACCGCGTGGGTGCTCGAAGTGGTCCTGCACACCGGGCTCGACCCCGTACAGACCTATGTCAGCGAGCTCGCCGCGGCCGACCAGCCGCTCGGCGGGCTCTTCCGGGCGACGGACCTGGTGGCCGGGGCGCTGGTGTTCGCCGGGTCGGCGTGGGCGCTGTGGCGGTGCGACCGGCGGGGCTGGTCGGTGGCCGGGTGGGCCGGGCTCGTGCTGTTCGGCGCGGCGACCGTGGCCGACTCCCGGCTGCCGCTGAGCTGCGCGCCGACCGCCGACCCCGAGTGCGCGGCGCGCGAGACGGCCGGTCTGGTTCCGGCCACGCACACCGCGCACGCGGTGAGCAGCAGCGTCGCGATGACCGGGGCGCTGGTGGGCGTCGTGGCGCTCACGGTGGCGGCGCGCCGCTATGGCCGATGGGCGCCACTGGCCCGGGTGGGACCGTTGCTCGTGGTGCTCGAACTGGCCGTCACCGTCTGGACGCTGGCCGCCATCGCCGCGTTCGAGGCCGGGCGCGGGACCTGGTCGCTGGGGGCCGGGCAGCGGGGGCAGGTGCTGCTGGTCGCGGTGTGGCTGGGGGTGCTCGCGTACGCGGTCGCGCGCGAGAATCGAGTATGA